The following proteins are co-located in the Paenibacillus sp. FSL H8-0079 genome:
- a CDS encoding MBL fold metallo-hydrolase, with the protein MPKIRYNNIDNVSTDKTLKEFKQWREQRRSKVKDYSYTVPKHPPELDYLHANRDDTSITWIGHSTFFIQYYGLNIVTDPVWAEKMGFQRRLGAPGIPIQDIPPLDVILISHSHYDHLHLASLRKLITAKTLLIVPDGLKRKMIRKGFHRCQEMKWWDHMTLGGVKITFVPAQHWTRRTLFDTNTSHWGGYVLEQSHLATPSATESAATTSDPDQSSAESEKNETAKESGGPPVLYFVGDTGYFQGFKTIGERFDIGVTLMPIGAYDPEWFMTSQHVTPEEALQGFVESGSQLMVPMHYGTFKLADDTPKEALDRLEVERERLGIGKERIRVLGHGETLRIHHEQGKQD; encoded by the coding sequence ATGCCTAAAATCCGTTATAACAACATTGATAATGTAAGTACGGACAAAACGCTGAAGGAATTCAAGCAATGGAGGGAGCAACGGCGGAGCAAAGTGAAGGACTATTCCTACACCGTGCCCAAACACCCGCCTGAACTGGATTATCTGCATGCCAATCGGGATGACACGAGTATTACCTGGATTGGTCACTCCACGTTTTTCATTCAATATTATGGATTGAACATCGTGACTGACCCGGTGTGGGCCGAAAAAATGGGATTTCAACGAAGGCTCGGTGCCCCTGGCATTCCGATTCAGGACATTCCACCTTTGGATGTCATTCTCATATCCCATTCCCACTATGATCATCTGCATCTGGCTTCCTTGCGTAAGCTGATTACAGCCAAGACGTTGCTGATCGTACCCGATGGTCTGAAGCGCAAAATGATTCGCAAAGGGTTCCATCGCTGCCAGGAGATGAAGTGGTGGGATCATATGACACTTGGCGGAGTCAAAATAACTTTTGTGCCGGCACAGCACTGGACGCGCCGAACGCTATTCGATACCAATACGTCCCATTGGGGAGGTTATGTATTGGAACAGAGCCATCTGGCTACGCCATCAGCAACGGAAAGTGCTGCAACAACGAGTGATCCGGACCAATCATCCGCGGAATCAGAGAAGAACGAAACAGCTAAAGAATCTGGCGGCCCGCCTGTGTTGTATTTTGTGGGTGATACAGGTTACTTCCAGGGCTTCAAAACGATTGGAGAGCGCTTTGACATAGGTGTTACCCTGATGCCAATCGGTGCCTACGATCCAGAATGGTTCATGACTTCTCAACATGTGACACCAGAAGAAGCGCTGCAAGGATTCGTTGAATCCGGTTCCCAGCTCATGGTGCCGATGCATTACGGCACATTCAAGCTGGCGGATGATACACCCAAGGAAGCACTGGATCGACTGGAAGTCGAACGTGAGCGGCTTGGTATCGGCAAAGAGCGGATTCGGGTGCTTGGTCATGGCGAAACGCTCCGCATTCACCACGAGCAAGGCAAACAGGACTAG
- a CDS encoding cytochrome d ubiquinol oxidase subunit II, giving the protein MSFEIAGIAILWTFLFGYLIVASIDFGAGFFSFYSILTGHENKIHNIIQRYLSPVWEVTNVFLIFFVVGLVGFYPDSAFYYGTALLVPGSLAIVLLAIRGVYYAYNTYGNHGQNSRIYMALYGATGLLIPAVFSTILAISEGGIIEEVGDQVFFRWREFLTNPYTWSVVLLALVSVLYISAMFLSYYAKRAGDEPAFEVLREYALLWSLPTIFASFLAFLQINKQNPAHFEQMVNISWMFIASFICFVIAVSLVWKRRYLGWCFIAVMLQFAFAWYGYGRSHLPYILYPYINIYDSFTNRTMGIALITAFSLGLLVLIPSLVLIMKLFLFDANYVRGNSGKKKG; this is encoded by the coding sequence TTGAGTTTCGAAATTGCAGGCATTGCGATATTGTGGACGTTTTTGTTCGGATATCTGATCGTGGCTTCGATTGATTTCGGTGCAGGTTTTTTCAGCTTCTACAGCATATTGACCGGGCACGAGAACAAGATTCATAACATCATTCAGCGCTATTTGTCTCCCGTGTGGGAAGTGACGAATGTGTTTCTGATCTTTTTTGTGGTCGGACTGGTCGGGTTTTATCCGGACAGCGCCTTTTATTACGGGACGGCTTTGTTGGTTCCGGGTTCCCTAGCCATTGTACTGCTTGCCATCCGGGGTGTGTATTACGCCTACAATACCTATGGCAACCATGGGCAGAACAGCCGGATCTACATGGCATTGTATGGAGCGACGGGATTGCTGATTCCAGCCGTGTTCTCCACCATTTTGGCGATATCCGAAGGCGGGATCATTGAAGAGGTGGGCGATCAGGTGTTTTTTCGTTGGCGTGAATTCTTGACGAATCCTTATACCTGGTCAGTTGTATTGCTTGCACTGGTTAGTGTGCTGTACATCTCGGCGATGTTTCTTTCCTACTATGCAAAGCGAGCTGGGGATGAGCCGGCATTCGAGGTACTTCGAGAGTACGCGCTGCTCTGGAGCTTGCCGACTATTTTCGCGAGCTTTCTGGCTTTTCTGCAGATTAACAAACAGAATCCCGCACACTTTGAGCAGATGGTGAATATTTCATGGATGTTCATCGCTTCGTTTATATGTTTTGTCATTGCGGTGTCGCTGGTGTGGAAACGCAGATATCTGGGCTGGTGCTTTATCGCTGTCATGCTTCAGTTTGCCTTTGCATGGTATGGTTACGGGCGATCCCACCTTCCGTATATCCTTTATCCCTACATTAATATTTACGACAGCTTTACGAATCGCACGATGGGGATTGCGCTGATTACGGCGTTCAGCCTGGGGCTGCTTGTGCTCATTCCTTCGCTTGTGCTGATTATGAAGCTGTTCCTGTTTGATGCCAATTATGTACGCGGTAATTCTGGTAAAAAGAAAGGATGA
- a CDS encoding cytochrome ubiquinol oxidase subunit I, whose protein sequence is MSSLDPVLLSRILTGLTLFVHIIFASIGVGVPLMIALAEWRGLRTNDIHYTLLARRWARGFVITVAVGVVTGTSIGLQLSLLWPMFMRVAGQAIALPLFMETFAFFIEAIFLGIYLYTWDRFKKKYTHMLLLIPVALGSSASAIFITTVNSFMNQPQGFTLINGIMKDIHPIAAMLNPATPTKVSHVLASSYTLSAGILAGIAAFSLLRGRDHVYYKKALKLTTVSALVFAISTVMIGDSSGKFLAKYQPEKLAAAEWHFKTMKKAPLVYGGILDENNEVKYAIEIPYALSILAGNRPDTEVKGLEEYPADLRPPLSIHYMFDLKVTTGVIILMIPVLYVLRRWLPGRKPYPKWLLLGIVLLGPLAMIAIELGWMFAEVGRQPWILRGYMKVSEAATTSTSVGWMLVLFILLYLILCFSCIRVLSKLFRNKEAEKELESLGLEGGIVH, encoded by the coding sequence ATGTCATCCCTGGATCCTGTTTTGCTCAGCCGGATACTGACCGGTCTTACCCTGTTTGTGCATATTATTTTTGCCTCCATCGGTGTAGGCGTTCCCCTCATGATTGCCTTGGCCGAGTGGCGAGGGCTACGAACCAATGATATCCATTACACCTTGCTGGCACGCCGTTGGGCGCGAGGCTTTGTCATTACTGTTGCCGTGGGCGTCGTTACAGGCACCTCCATCGGATTACAGCTCAGTCTGCTGTGGCCGATGTTTATGCGGGTAGCGGGTCAGGCGATAGCCCTGCCGCTGTTTATGGAGACGTTTGCCTTTTTTATCGAGGCGATCTTTCTTGGGATTTACCTCTATACGTGGGATCGTTTCAAAAAGAAATATACGCATATGCTGCTGTTGATACCAGTCGCACTGGGATCATCGGCCTCTGCGATTTTCATTACGACGGTGAATTCCTTCATGAACCAGCCTCAGGGATTCACCTTGATTAATGGCATCATGAAGGACATCCACCCGATTGCTGCGATGTTAAATCCGGCGACGCCAACCAAGGTATCTCATGTACTCGCCTCATCCTACACCCTGAGTGCAGGTATCCTGGCGGGGATAGCCGCCTTCAGTTTGCTCCGGGGAAGGGACCATGTGTATTACAAAAAAGCACTGAAACTCACGACGGTGTCTGCACTCGTATTTGCGATCAGTACCGTCATGATCGGAGACTCCTCCGGTAAATTTCTGGCGAAATATCAGCCGGAGAAGCTGGCTGCCGCAGAATGGCATTTCAAGACAATGAAGAAGGCACCGCTCGTCTATGGCGGTATTCTGGATGAGAATAATGAAGTGAAATACGCCATTGAGATTCCCTATGCCCTTAGCATTTTGGCGGGTAATCGTCCAGATACGGAAGTGAAAGGTCTCGAAGAGTATCCTGCGGATCTAAGACCACCGCTGTCCATACATTATATGTTCGACCTGAAGGTCACAACCGGAGTGATCATCCTGATGATTCCTGTGTTATATGTACTGCGGCGCTGGTTGCCAGGACGTAAGCCATATCCCAAATGGCTACTGCTCGGTATTGTCTTGCTGGGGCCACTGGCCATGATTGCGATCGAACTTGGGTGGATGTTCGCTGAGGTCGGCAGGCAGCCCTGGATCTTACGCGGGTATATGAAGGTATCGGAAGCTGCAACGACGTCAACATCGGTAGGGTGGATGCTGGTATTGTTCATCTTGTTGTATCTAATCCTGTGTTTCTCGTGCATTCGGGTACTCAGCAAGTTGTTCCGTAACAAGGAAGCAGAGAAGGAACTGGAGTCTCTGGGGCTTGAAGGAGGGATCGTGCATTGA
- a CDS encoding ATP-binding protein — protein sequence MDRIKASQLLEWVVLKLRIPWIGTSILIILGSLSTIFPLTLFYGVQFMVGSAAALIALRLHGAIYGFVTLTVIHLLNTTVVGFEPRNLTVMIAHFIELIWMLGWQLRWKNGSLIKANAVFWVVMLLPVIYCGHYLLRLNIEDLKYEYMYIAVIGMVNALIAGIVVDFWITTGEHKSKRTGTIPLTRIAFKYVVAFVVFVSLLLLSADSRRQLSQINDAIIRDMKHAANAVVQDLDEQYVTSENMDQNMARYHHLLGVNVILLNRNDTVVASGLNTLQAGEYLDMDKYSLLKSKDNLILLSSENIHYSDVLNHWKQASFIYEAEMTVVTPYRVFIETGSAKYYPRIESIYLSTLQSLFIIIVASMIVAAPLSSKVVSPLLRLTRMTGSLPRLLFRNGKMEWPTSHVTEVQILIGNLRKMADVLLEQFEQIRHDKLTLEDRVIERTKELKNSEEVKRAIIESSIDAIIAVDSNGIIVEFNPEAERMFGLLREEVILMKEAPSLFQGASCMEIKTLLERFEYVEGKRYTIVDEISGIRRDGSVFPIEYKIVEIQLGKNETLYNLFIKDITERTRAEEDRVRHALALEKLNSELLHEKSAIQEQRDISEQFIESVREGLVMSDRSGTITIVNRRIEEMFGLGNFLGRSIEDLAQAIDTMVLTDNFNLLEQTKAFLDGETAFIETEFIFNNVEKSVFSLYMKQMDVPGKNHGFLLVFRDRTGEERLDRMKNELISVVSHELRTPVATIMGYVELMMMYDLPAAQRQEFMQTISSEGMRLSSLLDDVLDIQRLDNEGMAYHMTYVPLVELVEGVVDQWNMKSVQRIHVHTFNGDFFAYADQNRMVQVLHNLVGNAVKYSPGADRIDVTLWEEEEWLCIDVRDYGIGIDEKEKDMLFNKFYRVDNSDHRQIGGTGIGLYISRKIVEDHNGTLTFISAPDKGSTFKVRLPKQDVLL from the coding sequence ATGGATCGTATAAAGGCAAGCCAACTGCTGGAGTGGGTCGTGCTGAAGCTGAGGATACCCTGGATTGGAACCAGTATTCTGATCATTCTTGGCTCACTAAGTACTATTTTTCCACTTACTTTATTCTATGGTGTACAGTTTATGGTTGGCAGCGCAGCAGCACTCATTGCTCTTCGTTTACATGGGGCTATCTATGGATTTGTCACCCTTACAGTCATCCATCTGCTGAATACCACCGTTGTTGGCTTCGAGCCGCGGAACTTAACGGTAATGATTGCGCATTTCATTGAACTGATCTGGATGCTCGGTTGGCAGTTGCGTTGGAAGAATGGCAGCCTAATCAAGGCTAATGCTGTCTTCTGGGTAGTGATGCTACTTCCAGTCATCTATTGCGGACATTATCTATTGAGACTGAATATTGAAGATTTGAAGTATGAGTATATGTATATTGCCGTGATTGGCATGGTGAATGCGCTGATCGCGGGTATTGTGGTGGATTTCTGGATTACTACGGGTGAGCACAAATCAAAGCGCACAGGAACCATTCCACTCACAAGAATTGCATTTAAATACGTAGTCGCCTTCGTGGTGTTTGTTTCTCTCCTATTGTTATCCGCAGATAGCCGCAGACAATTGAGTCAAATAAATGATGCCATTATACGTGATATGAAACATGCAGCAAATGCCGTTGTCCAGGATCTGGACGAACAGTATGTTACCTCGGAGAATATGGATCAGAACATGGCGCGGTATCATCATCTTTTGGGTGTGAATGTGATTTTGCTGAATCGGAATGATACAGTCGTCGCTTCTGGTTTGAATACACTGCAGGCTGGCGAGTATCTGGACATGGATAAATACAGTCTCCTTAAGTCGAAAGATAACCTTATTCTGTTAAGCTCCGAGAATATCCATTACAGCGATGTATTGAATCACTGGAAACAGGCATCTTTCATCTATGAAGCGGAGATGACAGTTGTAACACCTTATAGGGTATTCATTGAGACCGGCTCAGCCAAGTATTATCCCCGAATAGAATCGATCTACCTGTCAACGTTGCAATCCCTGTTCATCATCATCGTTGCTTCCATGATTGTGGCGGCTCCTCTGAGCAGTAAGGTCGTTAGTCCACTCTTAAGACTAACCAGGATGACAGGTTCTCTTCCGAGGCTGTTGTTTCGAAATGGGAAGATGGAATGGCCAACGAGCCATGTAACCGAAGTGCAGATTCTTATTGGTAATTTGCGTAAAATGGCTGATGTATTGCTGGAACAATTCGAACAGATTCGTCACGATAAGTTAACGCTGGAGGACAGGGTCATAGAGCGGACCAAGGAACTCAAGAATAGTGAAGAAGTCAAACGTGCGATTATTGAATCGTCGATTGATGCGATTATCGCTGTGGACTCCAATGGAATCATCGTTGAGTTTAATCCGGAGGCCGAAAGAATGTTTGGATTGCTTCGGGAAGAAGTGATCCTGATGAAGGAAGCACCGTCTCTTTTTCAAGGGGCAAGCTGCATGGAGATTAAGACATTGCTGGAGCGATTCGAATATGTTGAAGGCAAGAGATACACGATCGTAGATGAAATTTCAGGTATTCGCCGGGATGGTTCCGTCTTTCCGATTGAGTACAAAATTGTTGAAATTCAGCTCGGTAAGAATGAGACGTTGTATAACCTGTTTATTAAGGATATTACGGAGCGAACAAGAGCAGAAGAAGACCGTGTACGTCATGCCCTTGCACTGGAAAAGCTGAATTCGGAGCTGTTACATGAAAAAAGTGCCATCCAGGAACAGCGGGATATCAGCGAGCAATTTATAGAATCCGTTCGGGAAGGGCTCGTCATGTCAGATCGATCAGGCACGATAACCATCGTCAACCGAAGGATAGAAGAGATGTTTGGTCTGGGTAATTTCCTGGGTAGATCCATTGAAGATTTGGCTCAGGCAATTGATACGATGGTATTGACCGATAACTTCAATCTGTTGGAACAGACGAAAGCGTTCCTGGATGGAGAAACGGCATTTATCGAGACTGAATTTATTTTTAACAATGTGGAGAAAAGTGTATTTTCCTTGTACATGAAGCAGATGGATGTTCCCGGTAAAAATCATGGATTCCTGCTGGTCTTCCGTGACCGGACAGGAGAAGAGCGGCTGGATCGGATGAAAAATGAGCTGATTAGCGTGGTATCTCATGAACTTCGAACACCTGTAGCTACCATTATGGGATATGTGGAACTCATGATGATGTATGACCTTCCGGCAGCTCAAAGGCAGGAATTCATGCAGACCATCTCCTCAGAGGGCATGCGGCTGAGCAGTTTGCTGGATGATGTGCTTGATATTCAGCGCCTCGACAATGAAGGTATGGCCTACCATATGACCTATGTACCGCTAGTTGAACTGGTAGAAGGCGTAGTTGATCAATGGAATATGAAGTCCGTTCAGCGAATCCATGTGCATACGTTTAATGGGGACTTTTTTGCTTATGCTGACCAGAACAGGATGGTTCAAGTTCTTCATAATCTGGTGGGTAATGCGGTCAAATACTCACCGGGAGCCGATCGGATTGATGTTACATTATGGGAAGAAGAGGAATGGTTATGTATCGACGTGCGTGATTACGGTATAGGTATTGACGAGAAAGAGAAGGACATGTTGTTCAACAAATTCTATCGTGTGGATAATTCGGATCATCGACAGATTGGTGGAACAGGAATCGGGTTGTACATTTCCCGCAAAATTGTAGAGGATCACAACGGTACACTGACCTTCATATCTGCCCCGGACAAAGGAAGCACGTTCAAGGTTCGACTGCCGAAACAGGATGTGCTGCTTTAA
- a CDS encoding response regulator transcription factor, with product MTIKVLLIEDEKNLADMIAFFLEEEGYITERVHHAREALQLFPQFQPDIVVTDLMLPETDGNALVEAFRQHSTVPILMISASTMLNDRLRALHNGADDFLCKPFSLKELDARIKALLRRSIISYQDKPAKEDKQAEVTGHVNVNEYRRTLFVDGVEIEVTHIEFEIMKELYRNPGKVFTRNELMDRIKGSERAYLDRTIDVHISSLRKKIEPDPKNPRYIKTVWGTGYKYVI from the coding sequence ATGACGATCAAAGTACTTCTTATAGAAGATGAGAAAAATCTGGCTGACATGATTGCTTTCTTTCTTGAGGAGGAAGGATACATCACGGAACGGGTTCATCATGCCCGCGAGGCACTTCAACTGTTCCCACAATTCCAGCCTGACATTGTTGTAACAGACCTGATGCTTCCTGAAACGGATGGCAATGCTCTTGTAGAAGCCTTTCGCCAGCACTCCACTGTGCCGATTCTAATGATCTCAGCAAGCACGATGCTGAATGATCGACTTCGTGCTTTACATAATGGTGCGGATGACTTTCTGTGCAAGCCATTCAGCCTCAAAGAGCTGGACGCCAGAATTAAAGCGCTGCTACGCAGATCCATCATTTCCTATCAGGATAAACCAGCTAAAGAAGACAAGCAGGCCGAGGTTACTGGACATGTGAATGTAAATGAGTACAGAAGAACCCTGTTTGTGGATGGCGTTGAGATCGAGGTCACTCATATTGAGTTTGAAATAATGAAGGAATTGTACCGGAATCCAGGTAAAGTGTTCACCCGCAATGAGCTGATGGATCGGATCAAAGGCTCCGAACGTGCCTATCTGGATCGTACCATTGATGTTCATATCTCAAGCCTGCGTAAAAAAATTGAGCCTGATCCCAAGAACCCCCGTTATATCAAAACGGTGTGGGGAACAGGCTACAAATATGTGATCTAA
- a CDS encoding virulence factor produces MNIVSIEPTPSPNTMMLHLDERLEDGIRKTYTLDNERSAPAFIRQMLHIPGVKSVFHTTDFVALDRKGNADWSVILGEVQNRLGQQGIDLDWIESEDGSGEHFGEAQVFVQFFRGVPMQIRVKAGVKEERISLSDRFVKAVTEVASATMIKERKLSDYGVRYGELPDIAREVEQELEAAYPPERLEQVIQQAIEHGTKSEEFVERRRELDGAELEEALRNEDWNVRYAAFDGMEPTTERLPLVAHALHDNKMQIRRLAVVYLGDIRTPEAMELLYEALQDSSPAVRRTAGDTLSDIGDPAATPAMTATLSDKSKLVRWRAARFLYEVGTEEAEQALRVAADDPEFEVSLQAKMALERIESGEQAAGTVWQQMAGRNKKEE; encoded by the coding sequence ATGAATATTGTTTCCATTGAACCAACACCGAGTCCAAATACGATGATGCTGCATCTCGATGAACGTCTGGAGGACGGAATTCGCAAAACATATACACTGGACAACGAACGATCCGCTCCGGCGTTCATTCGCCAGATGCTTCATATTCCCGGCGTAAAGAGTGTATTCCACACAACAGACTTTGTAGCACTTGACCGTAAAGGCAATGCAGACTGGTCCGTCATTTTGGGGGAAGTCCAAAATCGCCTTGGACAGCAAGGCATTGATCTGGACTGGATTGAATCCGAAGATGGTTCAGGCGAGCACTTCGGAGAAGCACAGGTATTCGTGCAATTCTTCCGAGGCGTACCGATGCAGATCCGGGTCAAGGCCGGGGTCAAGGAAGAACGAATCTCGTTGTCGGACCGCTTTGTCAAAGCCGTGACGGAAGTCGCCAGTGCGACGATGATCAAAGAACGCAAACTGAGCGATTACGGTGTTCGATATGGTGAATTGCCTGATATTGCTCGTGAAGTCGAGCAGGAATTAGAAGCTGCTTATCCGCCAGAACGACTGGAGCAGGTCATCCAACAGGCCATTGAACATGGTACCAAATCAGAAGAGTTCGTCGAGCGCCGTCGTGAATTGGATGGAGCCGAACTTGAAGAGGCTCTGCGAAACGAGGACTGGAATGTTCGCTATGCGGCTTTTGACGGCATGGAGCCTACCACCGAAAGACTGCCCCTCGTAGCACATGCTCTGCATGACAACAAAATGCAGATCCGCCGCTTGGCCGTGGTATACCTGGGTGACATTCGTACACCGGAAGCGATGGAATTGCTGTATGAAGCACTCCAAGACAGTTCTCCTGCGGTACGCCGTACTGCGGGGGATACCTTGTCGGATATCGGTGATCCTGCCGCCACTCCAGCCATGACAGCAACGTTATCCGATAAAAGTAAACTTGTACGCTGGCGTGCAGCTCGTTTTCTATATGAGGTCGGAACAGAAGAAGCAGAACAAGCCTTGCGAGTTGCAGCCGATGATCCCGAATTTGAAGTCAGCCTACAGGCTAAGATGGCTCTGGAGCGGATCGAATCGGGCGAACAAGCTGCTGGAACGGTATGGCAGCAGATGGCTGGCCGTAACAAAAAAGAGGAGTAG
- a CDS encoding amino acid permease, whose product MQDRSNPTTTGPSLKKGLRARHMTMIALGGSIGTGLFLASGTAISTAGPGGALIAYAAVGIMVYFLMTSLGELATFMPDSGSFNTYAARFVDPALGFAMGWNFWYNWAVTIAAELAAATVLIKYWFPDSSSMLWSLLFLVLIFALNILSVKGYGESEYWFAIIKVATVIIFLAVGVLMIFGIIGGEAVGFSNFTIGDAPIHGGFFAVLGVFMAAGFSFQGTELIGVAAGESENPRENVPRAIRQVFWRILIFYILAITVISLIIPYTHPNLLKGDLENIGVSPFTLVFEKAGLAIAASVMNAVILTSVLSAGNSGMYASSRVLYALARDGKAPRFLGKLNKKGIPMNALLLTTAVGMLAFLASLFGDGIVYTWLLNASGMCGFITWLGIAISHYRFRRAYVAQGRDLSDLPYRARWFPFGPIFAFVLCIVVIIGQNYQAFTGDQIDWSGAIVAYLSVPLFLVLWLGYKWIKKTKVVPLQECDFTPTDSPADKH is encoded by the coding sequence ATGCAAGACCGTAGTAACCCAACAACAACTGGACCTTCCCTGAAAAAAGGATTACGCGCACGCCATATGACGATGATCGCCCTCGGTGGCTCCATTGGTACCGGGCTGTTCCTCGCAAGTGGTACCGCCATCTCAACCGCAGGCCCTGGTGGAGCTTTAATTGCCTATGCGGCTGTGGGCATCATGGTCTATTTCCTAATGACCAGCCTTGGTGAGCTTGCTACCTTTATGCCGGACTCCGGTTCATTTAATACGTATGCCGCACGTTTTGTCGATCCCGCCCTCGGATTCGCCATGGGCTGGAACTTCTGGTACAACTGGGCGGTAACCATTGCAGCAGAGCTTGCTGCCGCTACAGTACTCATTAAATACTGGTTCCCCGACAGTTCATCCATGTTATGGAGCTTGTTATTCCTCGTGCTGATTTTTGCCTTGAACATCCTGTCGGTCAAAGGCTACGGGGAGTCCGAATACTGGTTCGCCATTATCAAAGTAGCTACCGTTATCATCTTCCTGGCCGTTGGCGTGCTCATGATCTTCGGTATTATAGGCGGAGAAGCGGTTGGTTTCAGTAACTTCACCATCGGTGATGCGCCTATTCATGGCGGATTCTTCGCCGTGCTTGGTGTATTCATGGCCGCTGGATTCTCATTCCAAGGTACAGAGCTTATCGGTGTAGCCGCGGGTGAAAGTGAAAACCCGCGCGAGAATGTTCCCCGTGCGATTCGTCAGGTATTCTGGCGCATTCTGATTTTTTACATTTTGGCGATTACCGTGATCAGTCTGATCATCCCGTACACTCATCCGAACCTGCTCAAAGGTGATTTGGAAAATATCGGGGTTAGCCCGTTCACGTTAGTGTTTGAGAAAGCTGGACTCGCCATTGCGGCTTCCGTCATGAATGCCGTCATTCTAACTTCCGTACTCTCTGCTGGTAATTCAGGTATGTATGCTTCTAGCCGGGTTCTCTACGCCCTTGCCCGAGATGGTAAAGCCCCTCGCTTCCTCGGCAAGTTGAACAAAAAGGGTATTCCCATGAATGCCCTGTTGCTCACGACAGCCGTTGGTATGTTGGCATTCTTGGCTTCCCTGTTCGGCGATGGCATTGTGTATACCTGGTTGCTGAATGCATCCGGGATGTGCGGATTTATCACTTGGCTGGGAATCGCCATAAGTCATTATCGCTTCCGCCGTGCATACGTTGCACAAGGCAGAGACCTGAGCGATCTGCCTTACCGGGCACGTTGGTTCCCGTTTGGGCCGATCTTCGCTTTTGTCCTGTGTATCGTCGTGATCATCGGACAGAACTACCAGGCATTCACGGGTGACCAGATCGACTGGAGTGGAGCCATCGTCGCTTACTTGAGCGTACCGCTGTTCCTGGTGCTGTGGCTGGGTTACAAATGGATCAAAAAGACCAAAGTGGTGCCTCTACAGGAATGTGATTTTACACCTACCGATTCACCAGCTGATAAGCACTAA
- a CDS encoding class D sortase — MKKFSILLILLGVLIISLPFLRETYYDWQQTQVMNDLEQLQNGLSKLNHSFEQGIQDAASTEPTADNTGTVQEASSDTLGVLSIDKIDVRLPILEGATEDHMKVAATHLVETTSIGNKGNAAIAAHRAHKKGRLFNRLGELQIGDSMEVTLADRTIIRYKVDQISVVEPNDLSVLEDPGLGQVLTLITCDPLINPTHRLIVRAIEVNPDVAGF; from the coding sequence ATGAAAAAATTCTCTATCCTGCTCATCCTGCTGGGCGTTCTGATCATCAGCTTGCCTTTCCTGCGGGAAACGTATTATGACTGGCAGCAAACCCAGGTCATGAACGATCTGGAGCAGTTGCAAAACGGCTTGTCTAAGCTGAATCACTCCTTCGAACAAGGTATACAGGATGCAGCTTCTACCGAGCCGACTGCTGACAATACAGGTACAGTGCAGGAAGCCTCTTCGGATACGTTGGGGGTACTATCGATTGACAAGATTGATGTCCGCTTACCGATTCTGGAGGGTGCAACGGAAGACCATATGAAGGTAGCTGCAACCCATCTTGTGGAAACTACCAGCATTGGAAACAAAGGTAATGCAGCCATAGCCGCTCATCGCGCCCACAAAAAAGGACGACTGTTCAATCGCCTGGGGGAACTCCAGATTGGTGATTCAATGGAGGTCACTCTGGCAGATCGAACGATTATCCGGTACAAGGTAGATCAGATCTCCGTTGTGGAGCCGAATGACTTGTCTGTATTGGAAGACCCGGGGCTCGGACAAGTCCTCACCTTGATCACCTGTGATCCACTCATCAATCCAACACATCGGCTAATTGTAAGAGCCATTGAAGTGAATCCGGATGTTGCCGGATTTTGA